GCCAAGCGATAGGAAATCATGATGCTCTGACGATCTCTAAGGAGCTGATACCTTCGGTCATGCAGCGTCCCCTACATTTTCATGTGTCGACGGAGGATGCCATTGTGGCGTTTATCGATACGGTGAGGGAACGGTGTCCTGATGACTCTTCGGGAGCGATCTCGGACGAACAACTCGACTGGCTGCAGGAATTGATATTGAGCAGCGGGAGCAAGCCGGTTATATTGTTTGCCCATCACCCATTGTTTGGAACCACCACTTTTTCCGAGATGAAGCATCTTTCCATCCGAAATGACCGACTAGCAGGTATTCTCGCGAGTAAGCAGGGAATCGGGTTGTATTGCAACGGTCACAATCATATTCACTCTATACATCACAGCAGCCCATGGGTGTATATTCAGACCGCCGCTTGCCTAATAAAACCATCTTACCGGATCCTTACAGTACAAGACAGCGATGTATTTATCGAAACCCGTTTCTTGAACGACGACAAGCTTACGCAATACGGACAGATGCTGGGCGAGGAACTACTTTATATGCCCGACCAAATCCAGCCGCCGATCCGGACCATCGACTTGGAGCTTCGTTTCAAAACAAATTCATAATTGTACCAATTTAATTGAGAGAGGAAGCGAAAATATTGGAAATGAAGCAGCATAAATTTATTTCGTCCTACTTAGAGTCAGACATCAGCCTCAAATGGCTTCGCGGCAATCATCATGGACATTCGACGAGGTCGGATGGCACCGACGAGCCTTTAACAATTGTGCGTGCTTATGAGGAAGCTGGATACGATTACTTTGCCCTTTCCGAACATGATCTTTTACTCAGACGAGAAGAACTACAGCCCTATACGAAGATGTGTGTAATCCCGGCCGTTGAGGTCGCGGCTAAAGACGAGCAAACTCTTCAATACCTTGGAGCTGACAGAGTACTTCCTGCGTATTCATTGACACCCAGGGAAATTATGGATGGAGTGCATCAGGCCGGAGGACTTTGCATTTTCAATCATCCCAACTTCAAGCCCTTTCCTGAATATGCGACAGATGAAATGCTCGATACGATGGAAGGTATTAAAGGTATAGAAATCTATACTGGGGTTATCGAAAGACTTTTCGGACAGGCTTTAGCGACTGATCGCTGGGACTATCTGTTGAGTAAGGGATGGAGGGTTTATGGCCATGCAACGGATGACCAGCATGAACGGGTAGATCAATTTATAGCTTGGAACTGTGTGCAGTGGCCAGATTCGCAAGCCATTGATCCAGAAGGAATTGTTGCCGCACTTTCAGAGGGACGTTTTTATGCATCAACGGGAGTATCCATTTCAAATATTGAAGCAAAAGATAACAATCAGTGTATTTCTATAGAATCCGATGCTGATGAAGTTCATTGGATTAGTCGAAATGGGGTTATATTGAAAAAAGTTAGTGGAGGTTCTTCCTCTTTAACCATGAAGGAATTGCGTGAGAATCCCAGATTACACAATAAAGAACTGAGTGAAGCAATCTATGTACGTATCGAGTGCTTAGGGCGTGGTAACAAGAGAGCGTGGTCCCAACCATTTTGGATTGTCCCTGAAGAGTGAGGGTATTCTTTTACAGTATGAATTCTTATGTATAGAAGCAGCACCTTGCAATTGGAAAAGCATTAAAAAATGGCTTGAGAGGGGTATTACGATGAATAAAAGAATGTTTGGTTTACTAGCTATTAGCACGGCATTGCTAGTTACAACCGCTTGCAGCAACGGCGGCGGAAATGGAGGTTCAGGCAAGAAGATTGAAATCAGCTTCACTGACGTTGCGCCATCGCCTGAAAGAGAGAAGTTCTTTAATGAAATCATTGCTGATTTCGAAAAAGAAAATACGAATATCAAAGTGAAATTGGAAACAGTTCCTTGGGATCAAGCGTTTGCAAAGCTTACAACACAAGGTCAAAGCAAAACAATGCCCGATGTCGTCAACGTTTACCCAGCTTGGTTAACATCTTTTGTTCCGGCAGGCTATTTGGAGCCGATTTCGACCCAATATGATACATGGGATAAGAAAGATAATCTTACAGCCTTCATAAAAAATGTAACAATCGAAAAACAACAGCGTGAACCATACAAAGATGTTTATTACATCCCGGACGCTTTTATGGGCGGAGCAATGTTCATAAGAACAGATTGGATGAAAGAGGCTAAATTAGAGTTACCTAAAACATGGGATGAATTGTTTAATGTTGCTGAGAAATTAACAGATCCATCCAAAAACCGCTATGGTTATTCATTCCGTGGAGCTCGTGGAGGGTTTGACCAAATCTTTGCTTACATTTTCTCTGTTACAAAAGGCGAAAGCTATGAAGCAGACGGCACATCGGTTCTCCTAAGACCTGAAGCATTGGCTGCATTCAAGAGATACACCGATATGTATAAAAAAAGCTACGCTCCAAAGGACTCCATTAATTGGGGATATCAAGAAATGGTGCAGGGCTTCACATCTGGGGTAACCGGAATGCTATTTCAAACGACTGAAGTTGTAGCTACAGCACAAGCCTCTATGAAGGATGGTACTTGGACGGTTATTCCTAGTCCTACTGATGCAGATGGCAACACATATGGTGGAGCAGGAGCTTCATGGGGCTACAGCATTTCCAAAAACTCTAAGAATAAAGAAGCAGCTTGGAAATTTATTGAGTTCTTATCCAAACCGGAAAGCAACAATAAATATAGTAAAACAATGACAATGATTCCAATTATGCAAGATTCGCTTAAGGATCCAGAGTTTGGTCAAGGTCCAATGAAAGGCTTTATCGATGGATTGAATGATCCGAAGCTGATACCACCTGCTGATTATGGCAAATTCCCTGAGCTTGGTGAATTCAGAGAAAGCATTATGGATGCTGAAGTACAAAAATATTTATTGGGTACACAATCAGCAGAAGATACGATGAAGCATTTGGGAGACTTCTTAACGAAGGGACAACAGAAATTTATGAAAGATCATCCTGACACTCCAGTACCACATGCAGCAAATTATAAAGGCTAATCAAGGATACGATTCATATGATTTCTACACTATCAGGGGTTGGTTCACTGACCCCTGATATGTGTTTTTGAAATTCAGAAGTAACTGGAGGTTTCTTCAATTGAAATATATGCGTAAGAATGAACCGTATCTACTGCTCTTTCCTAGTTTTTTTCTACTATTTATTTTTCTGGCGTATCCCTTATTGAGTTCGATCATGTACGCCTTCCAAAGCTATAAGCTGACCGCCCCTAATGATATTGCTTTTAACGGAATTGAGAACTTTAAAGCTGTTCTTATGGATAATAACTTTCCGTTAATTATGAAAAACACGATAATCTGGGTCGTTTTAACGGTAGGTGCGCAATTTGTGCTCGGTTTAATTCTCGCTTTGGCTTTGAGTCGCCCATTTCCTTTGCGTAATGTTTATCAGGCTGTCGTTTTCCTGCCATGGGCAGTTTCCTCCTTTGTCATTGGCTTGACGTTCCGCTGGTTTTTTAATACAGAGTACGGACCTGTCAATGATATTCTGTTGAAGCTTGGGATCATTCACGATAAAATTTATTTCCTTTCCGATCCTAAAATGGCGCTATACTCGGTTATTATTGCCATGGCCTGGACGGGAATTCCTTTCTTTGCAATTATGCTGCTTGCAGCGATGCAATCTATTCCGCATGAGATTTACGAAGCGGCGGAAATGGATGGGGCGGGCATAATTTCTAGGTTTTGGAATGTTACCTTTAGTTATATCAAGCAAACCATTCTGATTACATTACTGCTAAGAACCATTTGGGTGTTTTCATCTGCCGAATTGATCTATATTATGACGACTGGCGGACCTGCAAATTCATCCAATACCTTAGCTTCCTATATGTTCATGAAAGCTTTTGCATCGCTAAACTACGGTCAAGCGGCGGCTATCGGTCTATTCTTTATGGTGTTATTACTCCTATTTACTTTTGTTTTCCTTCGACTCACTAAGTTTGAAAAGGCAGGTAACTTATAATGAACAAAAAACAACGTACACTTATTGTTATCGTCCGTTTTGTTGTTTTGTTGGGTTATCTGCTGATGGTATTAGCGCCATTCTATTGGCTATTCATCACATCGTTAAAACCCAAATTGGAGATCCTTACAACAAATATTCAGTATTGGCCGAAACATATTACATTCGACAATTACATCTACCTTTTTAAAACCTCTAATTTTGCCGTATTTTTTAAGAACAGCATTATTCTTTCATTAGCTACCGGATTTTTTGGTACTTCTCTGGCTGTTCTTGGCGGTTATGCGATGGCAAGATTCAAATTCAGAGGACATAAACTTGTCATTTACGGCTTGCTGTTAACACAATTGATTCCAGGTGTCCTCGTATTAGTACCGACGATTATTATGTATTCCAAGCTGGGCTTAATCAACACAATGGGCGGACTCATCCTTTTTTACACAGTGGGGACTATTCCATTTAGCTTGATCTTAATGCGGAGCTTTTTCGATCGAATTCCGATGGACCTTGAAGAAGCTGCATGGATCGACGGCTGCAACAAAATGCAGTCACTGTTCAAAATCATTCTGCCTCTAATGGTACCTGGTGTGATTGCAACCTTCATCTTTGCCTTTATTGGAGCGTGGAACGATCTGTTTGGAGCTGTCATGTTTATAAGCAGCGACAGTTTAAAAACAATTCCAGTAGGATTGAACATGTTTATACACAATTATGATATTGACTGGGGTGTCATGACGGCTGGAGGCATAGCAGCAACCGTTCCATCGTTGATTATGTTTGCCGTTGTGCAGCGATTTGTTGTTGAAGGAATGACAGATGGGGCTATAAAAGGGTAGAAACTCCGTTGGGAAAGTGAGTGAAACCTATAAGGTGTATGATTGTAGGCAAAAGGAGGAGAAAAGGTGAGTACCTTTGCAGCATCCACCTCATCTGCATCTCAAGAGCCAAGAGATGTGAAGAGGGTTCCTATCATGTTATCACTGATGATTGGAACATTTTTTTCCATATTAAACGAAACACTGCTGAACATTGCTTTTCCCCAACTCATCATTGAATTAGATGTGCCAGCTCCCACGCTTCAATGGTTGGCAACTGGCTATATGCTTGTTGTAGGGGTGTTGGTTCCCGCTTCAGCCTTGTTGGTGCAATGGTTTACAACCCGACAAATGTTTTTGGGAGCCATGATCATATTTACTCTGGGTACGCTTGTATGCGGGATCGCGCCCCAATTCTCCGTAATGCTGAGCGGTCGTTTGCTGCAAGCCGTTGGAACTGGATTGATGCTGCCTGTGCTCATGAACACGATCCTGGTACTTTATCCACCGGAAAAGCGGGGAGCTGCCATGGGGACCATCGGACTTGTCATTATGTTCGCTCCAGCCATTGGGCCGACGTTATCGGGTCTCATTCTGGAATCGTTGAATTGGAGATGGTTGTTTTTTCTCGTATTGCCATTTTCCGTTTTCTCTATCGTATTCGCGTTCATTTATTTGAAAAATGTTTCTGAGCCTATAAAGCCCAAGGTAGACGTAACATCTATCGTCTTGTCCACGATTGGTTTCGGGGGTCTTGTATACGGACTTAGCATCTCAGGTGAAGGAGATATGAACTGGTTAAATCCTCGTGTATACGGGTTCGTATTGGTCGGGGTCATCTCATTACTTCTTTTTGTATATAGACAATTACGATTGAAGGAACCTTTATTAGATCTTCGAGCGTTCAAGTATTCGATGCTTTCTCTAGCCGCCATCCTAATGATTATTATGATGATGACGTTTTTTTCGACGATGTCGCTATTGCCTTTTATGTTTCAGGGTGCTCTGGGTCTAACTGTCGTAACCTCGGGTCTTCTCATGCTGCCAGGTAGTCTTCTGAACGGGCTTATTTCCCCATTGATGGGCAAGCTGTTTGATCGATTTGGTCCAAGGGCGCTTGTTGTCCCTGGAGCAGCATTCCTGGTCGTCATTATGTGGTTCTTTACGCGAGTATCTATAGAGACTACTCAAATGACATATATCATCCTGCACGTCTGTTTGATGGTAGCGATCTCCATGATCATGATGCCGATCCAGACGAATGGATTAAACCAGCTTCCGCCACACTATTACCCGCATGGCACGGCTATCTTAAATACGCTACAACAGGTAGCTGGTGCGATTGGTGTTGCCTTCTTCATCGGCACGATGTCGGCAGGACAGCGTAATTTCCTAGAACAGTCGTCAGATCCTACTTCACCCCTCCAAATTTCTCAAGGTATGGTTGTCGGCGTTCACAACGCCTTTATGATTGGTTTTGGCTTTGCTATTGTCGCCTTTATTCTGTCATTGTTCATTAAACGCACCGTAACACCTAAAGATTAAGGTATTCGGAGCATCGTAAAGTGAGAGTGACTCAGGCGGCCTAAAGTCCATTTGACTATAAGCAGGCTATTCGTAATTAGCTTACGTGAGTAATATTTCAATAATTTGCTCTTGAGATACTTTCACAATTTTATGTCATGCTGTCTAATTGGAAGCTAATTTCATTAATTAATTTTCTTCGATATACGCCTGGGGTAACGCCAGTAAACTTCTTAAATAACTTATGAAAATAAGGTAAGCTCTCATAACCGCAATTGTGGGCGATCGTATCAATACCTAAGTCGGTAGTTAAAAGCAGCTCCTTTGCAGTTGAAATTCGCTTGGCATTCACATAGTCGGTGATGTTCATCCCGGTTAGTTGTTTAAACACCCTAGATAAATGAGCGGCTGAGACTGAAGTGTGCTTAGCCAAATACGAAAGTCCAGCGATTTGTTCAGTGTGAAACTGATCTAAGTGTTGAAGTAAGTTTAGTAACCAGGGGGGGCCGATATCGGACGCGGCCAGTTGATGATGGGATTCTTTTAATATCAAACGATTAATGCTGATGAGAAGGCTATTTAAATCTAGTTGAACTGCGTATCTAAAACCGGCTTCGTGTCGTTCCAATTCTTCATGCATTTGTTTGAGTTTTTCTTCGAGATGAGGGCGCATGGCTGCTGGGACAACAAGCTTATAGCTCTTATATTTTCGGGCTCGCTCAAAAACTTGCCTATTCGTAAACGAATCACCTGCTGAATAATGTCCGATCAGTTGCGGGTCAAAATAGACAGCGGTGGCGGTAATTGGAAATTCGGAATCTGGCAATGCCTGATGAATGGTATTTCCAGGAATGATGAAGAGGTCCCCTTCATTCATCTCGTAGAGCATTTGGTTTAAGAAAAACGTACCTTTTCCACTATAAACATAAACCAATTCAAAGCGATCATGAAGATGCTCTGGCAGTTCACGATTTGGTGTCTTTTTGTCCTTAAAGACAATGTCCAATGGTAAGAGGTGGTCATTAATAAAGTTCTTTATAAGCGGTTGTTGCATGCTCCGAACCTCCCCAGATCAGCTCACTTCGTGATTCTTCTTATTTATAGAATATCAAAATGGAGTATGTTTTTGCAAAGGTAAAGAATTAACAAATGCTATATTCTTGATACAATAATAGTGAACAGCACTAACCTTGAAGAAACTCAATTTATTCTATAAATTCGGAAAATCTCATTAAAGGAGCCAGTCATCGATGGACGTCGTTTACCAATTTGAAGAAGTAGCAAGACTTCCCTTGCCCGGGGATAACTGCGCCGTTGCGATTCAGCAATTGAACTCCGGTACTGTCATTCAGTATGAAGGCCAATTCCTCGTCTTGGATTATACGGTTATGGAAGGCCATCGATTCGCGGTGAAAGCGATTGCTCCTGGCGAAGATCTGCTTTCGTGGCATTTGCCTTTCGGTGTTGCGATTAAACCGATTCAGCCCGGTCACTATGTGATCAACAAAACGGTACGGGAAGCGCTCAGTGTGCGCCAGTTGACAATCGCGGTGCCGGCGGAGCCCAATTTTGCTGATCAAGTATCTCCCTATATCCTTGACGAGGAGAACTTCCAGCCAGCTCAGGCATCGCCAGCTTATGAGGATACGCGTACGTTCATGGGATATCGCCGCCATGCAGATCGCGGGGTTGGCACCAGGAACTACGTCGTACTGCTGGGTACCACCTCGCACACGGGGAGCTACGTGAATGAGCTTGCTTCTCGTCTGCAAGGCGAATGGAAGAACGATTCGAATATAGACGGGATCGTTCCCGTCGCTCATACGGAGGGCGGCACAGAGAATCCGAATAATGTGGATTTGCTGCTGCGGACGCTCGCAGGTTTCATGGTCAACCCGAACGTCGGAGCCGTATTGGTTGTCGATTATGGCAATGAATCGGTCACGAACAAGATGGTGGAGGCTTATGCACGTGAGCATAGCTATCCGATCGATGAAGTGCTGCATAAGTTCGTGTCGCTCACAGGCAGCTTCGAAGAGGAGTTGGTTAAGGGTGAAGCGATCGTACGGGATTGGCTGGGGGCGGTTAGCTCGATGCAGCGGACGCCTGAATCCATCAGCCACTTGCGAATCGGCTTGCAGTGCGGCGGTTCGGACGCATTTTCCGGAGTATCCGCGAATCCGCTGCTTGGCTGGGTTTCGGAACAATTGGTACGCTACGGCGGTGCGGCTAGTCTAGCCGAAACGGATGAGTTGATTGGCGCGGAGCCCTATGTCTTGTCGAAAGTACGCAATTTGGAAACCGCTCGCAAATTTCTGGAACTTGTGAACCGATTTAAGGAGCGTACGTCCTGGCATGGCACCAGTGCGGAAGGTAATCCTTCAGGTGGCAACATGTATCGCGGCTTGTACAATATCTATCTCAAATCTATAGGCGCCGCAATGAAGAAAGATCCGACAACTCGGATCGACTATGCAACGGAGTACGGGGAGCTCATGAAGGACGGCGGTTACTATTTCATGGATAGCCCTGGAAATGACCTGGAGAGCATCGCCGGACAAATAGCCGCAGGCTGCAACATGATCTTTTTTACAACAGGAAATGGTTCAATCACTAACTTTCCGTATGTACCTACGGTCAAGGTGGTCACGACAACCCGTCGCTTCCAATTGCTGTCCAACGATATGGATGTGAACGCGGGGCAGTATCTGGAAGGCAAGTCGATGGATGAGCTGGGCCAAGAGGTATTCGAGTTGGCGATCCAAATTGCCTCCGGTCAGCGAAGCGTCGGCGAGAAGGCGGGCCATGCCCAAGTACAAATTTGGCGCAACTGGCAGCAGAACGATGCGAGTCAGCTGGAGACGCTGCTTCATACTCCTGTACCGACAGGAGCTCCGATCGCCATTGAAGATGATGCTGTAACGATGGCTAACTCGATCCAATTCTCCTTTACTCGGCAACGCAATCGGCAGTCCAGTGATCATATCGGCTTGATCGTGCCGACCAGTCTTTGTGCCGGACAGGTAGCGGGCATGATCACACAGCGCTTGAACGAGCAAGGGGCAGGGAAGCCTGAGCTCTCGCGCTTTGTCACCTTGGCGCACACGGAAGGCTGCGGCACCTCGGGGGGGCCAGCTGAATCCCTGTTTTCCCGTACGATGATCGGCTATATTACGCATCCGATGGTAGAGCATTGTTTGCTGCTGGAACATGGCTGCGAGAAAACGCATAACGACTACATGCGCCATCAGATGGATGTTATGGGTGTCGATGCGAGCCGTCTTGGTTATGCCAGCATCCAGCTTGACGGGGGAATTGCCAAGGTGAGCGAGAAGGTTGAGGCCTGGTTCGCCGATCAATTGGCTGCCGCCGAACCTGCGGAGAGGGTGACCGTCGGTCTGGAAGGGCTGCGCATCGGGATCGTAAGCGT
Above is a genomic segment from Paenibacillus sp. HWE-109 containing:
- a CDS encoding metallophosphoesterase family protein, which encodes MLKIVVIGELHYSQSFADPSLKEYQEDFLKRYLDNVFQVPADMHVSVGDLTHSGSTAEFGRIYQIANERHIHFCQAIGNHDALTISKELIPSVMQRPLHFHVSTEDAIVAFIDTVRERCPDDSSGAISDEQLDWLQELILSSGSKPVILFAHHPLFGTTTFSEMKHLSIRNDRLAGILASKQGIGLYCNGHNHIHSIHHSSPWVYIQTAACLIKPSYRILTVQDSDVFIETRFLNDDKLTQYGQMLGEELLYMPDQIQPPIRTIDLELRFKTNS
- a CDS encoding CehA/McbA family metallohydrolase, producing the protein MKQHKFISSYLESDISLKWLRGNHHGHSTRSDGTDEPLTIVRAYEEAGYDYFALSEHDLLLRREELQPYTKMCVIPAVEVAAKDEQTLQYLGADRVLPAYSLTPREIMDGVHQAGGLCIFNHPNFKPFPEYATDEMLDTMEGIKGIEIYTGVIERLFGQALATDRWDYLLSKGWRVYGHATDDQHERVDQFIAWNCVQWPDSQAIDPEGIVAALSEGRFYASTGVSISNIEAKDNNQCISIESDADEVHWISRNGVILKKVSGGSSSLTMKELRENPRLHNKELSEAIYVRIECLGRGNKRAWSQPFWIVPEE
- a CDS encoding ABC transporter substrate-binding protein; the protein is MNKRMFGLLAISTALLVTTACSNGGGNGGSGKKIEISFTDVAPSPEREKFFNEIIADFEKENTNIKVKLETVPWDQAFAKLTTQGQSKTMPDVVNVYPAWLTSFVPAGYLEPISTQYDTWDKKDNLTAFIKNVTIEKQQREPYKDVYYIPDAFMGGAMFIRTDWMKEAKLELPKTWDELFNVAEKLTDPSKNRYGYSFRGARGGFDQIFAYIFSVTKGESYEADGTSVLLRPEALAAFKRYTDMYKKSYAPKDSINWGYQEMVQGFTSGVTGMLFQTTEVVATAQASMKDGTWTVIPSPTDADGNTYGGAGASWGYSISKNSKNKEAAWKFIEFLSKPESNNKYSKTMTMIPIMQDSLKDPEFGQGPMKGFIDGLNDPKLIPPADYGKFPELGEFRESIMDAEVQKYLLGTQSAEDTMKHLGDFLTKGQQKFMKDHPDTPVPHAANYKG
- a CDS encoding carbohydrate ABC transporter permease, translating into MRKNEPYLLLFPSFFLLFIFLAYPLLSSIMYAFQSYKLTAPNDIAFNGIENFKAVLMDNNFPLIMKNTIIWVVLTVGAQFVLGLILALALSRPFPLRNVYQAVVFLPWAVSSFVIGLTFRWFFNTEYGPVNDILLKLGIIHDKIYFLSDPKMALYSVIIAMAWTGIPFFAIMLLAAMQSIPHEIYEAAEMDGAGIISRFWNVTFSYIKQTILITLLLRTIWVFSSAELIYIMTTGGPANSSNTLASYMFMKAFASLNYGQAAAIGLFFMVLLLLFTFVFLRLTKFEKAGNL
- a CDS encoding carbohydrate ABC transporter permease — its product is MNKKQRTLIVIVRFVVLLGYLLMVLAPFYWLFITSLKPKLEILTTNIQYWPKHITFDNYIYLFKTSNFAVFFKNSIILSLATGFFGTSLAVLGGYAMARFKFRGHKLVIYGLLLTQLIPGVLVLVPTIIMYSKLGLINTMGGLILFYTVGTIPFSLILMRSFFDRIPMDLEEAAWIDGCNKMQSLFKIILPLMVPGVIATFIFAFIGAWNDLFGAVMFISSDSLKTIPVGLNMFIHNYDIDWGVMTAGGIAATVPSLIMFAVVQRFVVEGMTDGAIKG
- a CDS encoding MDR family MFS transporter, which translates into the protein MLSLMIGTFFSILNETLLNIAFPQLIIELDVPAPTLQWLATGYMLVVGVLVPASALLVQWFTTRQMFLGAMIIFTLGTLVCGIAPQFSVMLSGRLLQAVGTGLMLPVLMNTILVLYPPEKRGAAMGTIGLVIMFAPAIGPTLSGLILESLNWRWLFFLVLPFSVFSIVFAFIYLKNVSEPIKPKVDVTSIVLSTIGFGGLVYGLSISGEGDMNWLNPRVYGFVLVGVISLLLFVYRQLRLKEPLLDLRAFKYSMLSLAAILMIIMMMTFFSTMSLLPFMFQGALGLTVVTSGLLMLPGSLLNGLISPLMGKLFDRFGPRALVVPGAAFLVVIMWFFTRVSIETTQMTYIILHVCLMVAISMIMMPIQTNGLNQLPPHYYPHGTAILNTLQQVAGAIGVAFFIGTMSAGQRNFLEQSSDPTSPLQISQGMVVGVHNAFMIGFGFAIVAFILSLFIKRTVTPKD
- a CDS encoding AraC family transcriptional regulator, producing MQQPLIKNFINDHLLPLDIVFKDKKTPNRELPEHLHDRFELVYVYSGKGTFFLNQMLYEMNEGDLFIIPGNTIHQALPDSEFPITATAVYFDPQLIGHYSAGDSFTNRQVFERARKYKSYKLVVPAAMRPHLEEKLKQMHEELERHEAGFRYAVQLDLNSLLISINRLILKESHHQLAASDIGPPWLLNLLQHLDQFHTEQIAGLSYLAKHTSVSAAHLSRVFKQLTGMNITDYVNAKRISTAKELLLTTDLGIDTIAHNCGYESLPYFHKLFKKFTGVTPGVYRRKLINEISFQLDSMT
- a CDS encoding UxaA family hydrolase → MDVVYQFEEVARLPLPGDNCAVAIQQLNSGTVIQYEGQFLVLDYTVMEGHRFAVKAIAPGEDLLSWHLPFGVAIKPIQPGHYVINKTVREALSVRQLTIAVPAEPNFADQVSPYILDEENFQPAQASPAYEDTRTFMGYRRHADRGVGTRNYVVLLGTTSHTGSYVNELASRLQGEWKNDSNIDGIVPVAHTEGGTENPNNVDLLLRTLAGFMVNPNVGAVLVVDYGNESVTNKMVEAYAREHSYPIDEVLHKFVSLTGSFEEELVKGEAIVRDWLGAVSSMQRTPESISHLRIGLQCGGSDAFSGVSANPLLGWVSEQLVRYGGAASLAETDELIGAEPYVLSKVRNLETARKFLELVNRFKERTSWHGTSAEGNPSGGNMYRGLYNIYLKSIGAAMKKDPTTRIDYATEYGELMKDGGYYFMDSPGNDLESIAGQIAAGCNMIFFTTGNGSITNFPYVPTVKVVTTTRRFQLLSNDMDVNAGQYLEGKSMDELGQEVFELAIQIASGQRSVGEKAGHAQVQIWRNWQQNDASQLETLLHTPVPTGAPIAIEDDAVTMANSIQFSFTRQRNRQSSDHIGLIVPTSLCAGQVAGMITQRLNEQGAGKPELSRFVTLAHTEGCGTSGGPAESLFSRTMIGYITHPMVEHCLLLEHGCEKTHNDYMRHQMDVMGVDASRLGYASIQLDGGIAKVSEKVEAWFADQLAAAEPAERVTVGLEGLRIGIVSVGAMNKDAGEQLGLLSKMIVGAGGLVVVPENSGLLAEDAFSQHLFSTSQVRPSISYGEHVRRNGFHIMETPTTHGVETITGLAATGVELIIALIGDRPMQTHPFVPMLQVTSEQADLPKHKQDIDLVLEGNPSFWVNQILERSKEILEHTYVPRLYQQGNIGFQMTRGFLGVSL